In Immundisolibacter sp., the following proteins share a genomic window:
- a CDS encoding LLM class flavin-dependent oxidoreductase — translation MAIKLSVTDQSPVHDGGRPSRGPHDSLRLAQACERFGYHRYWLAEHHNTPGYAGPCPEILIGHIAAHTRRIRVGSGGIMLPHYPPYKVAETFRMLEVLYPGRIDLGVGRAPGGDGQATAALAYPRQPINSDLYPRQVFDLMGYLNNDLPPQHPFHGIRLVPEDGGVPQFWMLGSSGGSAEVAGQLGSGFVLALFIGTHARSPAIVEAYRRAFQPSKSLQEPRVMIAVAAVCAPTRDEAMRIASTRSMWIYQALSRGRIIDLPSPDEVDRLLSAMGPGERAQYQAVLDHSVIGTPDECRQQIEAQAAEYGTDEVSVVTVTYHYADRERSYELLAGAFGLAD, via the coding sequence ATGGCCATCAAACTGAGCGTCACCGACCAATCCCCCGTCCACGATGGCGGCCGCCCATCGCGCGGCCCGCACGACAGCCTGCGCCTGGCACAGGCCTGCGAGCGCTTCGGCTATCACCGCTACTGGCTGGCCGAACACCACAACACGCCCGGCTACGCCGGCCCCTGCCCGGAAATCCTGATCGGCCACATCGCCGCCCACACGCGGCGCATCCGGGTCGGCAGCGGCGGCATCATGCTGCCGCACTATCCACCGTACAAAGTGGCCGAGACCTTCCGCATGCTGGAAGTGCTCTACCCGGGCCGCATCGATCTGGGCGTGGGCCGCGCGCCGGGCGGCGATGGCCAGGCCACGGCGGCCCTGGCCTACCCGCGCCAGCCGATCAACTCGGACCTTTACCCGCGTCAGGTGTTCGACCTGATGGGTTACCTGAACAACGACCTGCCGCCACAGCACCCGTTCCACGGCATCCGCCTGGTGCCGGAAGACGGCGGCGTGCCGCAGTTCTGGATGCTCGGCTCCAGCGGCGGCAGCGCCGAGGTGGCCGGCCAGCTTGGCAGCGGCTTCGTGCTGGCGCTGTTCATCGGCACCCACGCCCGCTCGCCGGCCATCGTCGAGGCCTACCGGCGCGCCTTTCAGCCGTCCAAGAGCCTGCAAGAGCCGCGCGTGATGATCGCCGTGGCCGCCGTGTGCGCGCCCACGCGGGACGAGGCCATGCGCATCGCCAGCACGCGCAGCATGTGGATTTACCAGGCCCTGTCACGCGGGCGAATCATCGACCTGCCGAGCCCGGACGAGGTCGATCGCCTGCTGTCGGCCATGGGCCCCGGCGAGCGAGCGCAGTACCAGGCCGTGCTCGATCACTCCGTCATCGGCACGCCGGACGAGTGCCGCCAGCAGATCGAGGCGCAGGCCGCCGAGTACGGCACCGACGAAGTCAGCGTGGTCACCGTCACCTACCACTACGCCGACCGCGAGCGGTCGTATGAACTTCTGGCCGGAGCGTTTGGCTTGGCCGACTGA
- a CDS encoding GNAT family N-acetyltransferase — MPHYTITQVRWPEHAAELLAIRRAVFVDEQGVPEALEVDGRDDGAWHLLARDAAGLPVGCARVLPDAHIGRLAVLHSARGQGVGRDLLLAAVRLARRLGMGDLYLHAQTRARGFYEAAGFIAEGDEFPEAGIAHVLMRLPAGTGAG; from the coding sequence ATGCCGCACTACACCATCACCCAGGTCCGCTGGCCGGAGCACGCCGCCGAACTGCTGGCGATCCGCCGCGCCGTGTTCGTCGACGAACAGGGCGTACCGGAGGCGCTGGAGGTGGACGGCCGCGACGACGGCGCCTGGCATCTGCTGGCGCGCGATGCCGCCGGCCTGCCGGTGGGCTGCGCAAGGGTGTTGCCCGATGCCCACATCGGCCGGCTGGCGGTGCTGCACAGCGCGCGCGGGCAGGGCGTGGGACGCGATCTGCTGCTGGCCGCGGTGCGGCTCGCGCGGCGCCTGGGCATGGGCGATCTGTACCTGCACGCGCAGACCCGCGCGCGCGGCTTTTACGAAGCGGCCGGCTTCATCGCCGAGGGCGACGAGTTTCCCGAGGCCGGCATCGCGCATGTGCTGATGCGCCTGCCGGCCGGCACTGGCGCAGGTTGA
- a CDS encoding AMP-binding protein has protein sequence MNIAHELIDAAGRWPDGTALLFNDQALSFGELAQRAGRWQDGLQRLGVKAGDRVAMLLPNGPEFSDGYYATVALGAVFVPLDPVLKADELAEILADLQPRLLVVANGSEAAAREALAAKAGAIDLYTVADVEQTGRPAPLAPQALNGVTTTAVVLYTSGTVGGPKGVMLSHDALTYSMQAMIDVLGIGPGDVYGLAVPMSHISGPMMLGTAMRSGMALLVFDRFVPSRFLDEAERHGMTLAHMVPPMAHALLHTRSEHRLPKFKYLLTFGMTASPEMLHQFHARWPHIGLASGYGLTETGPLVVLGPARFPPEKFGAVGQRLPYSGVRIVDDEGHDVPAGDSGEVWLSGPSLMQGYFRRPALTAEMMPDGWFRTGDIGMFDADGYLWIQGRLKDVINVAGLKVYAPEVEDAIYKHPQVAEVAVIGITGGLKGEAVTAVVVPKPGATLTAGDIVDHCRGLLADYKVPRQVTIRQESLPRSRTGKINKEALRGG, from the coding sequence ATGAACATCGCCCATGAACTGATCGACGCAGCCGGCCGCTGGCCCGACGGCACGGCGCTCCTGTTCAACGACCAAGCCCTCAGTTTCGGGGAGCTGGCGCAGCGCGCCGGTCGCTGGCAGGACGGCCTGCAGCGCCTGGGCGTCAAGGCCGGCGACCGGGTGGCCATGCTGCTGCCAAACGGGCCGGAGTTCTCGGACGGCTACTACGCCACGGTGGCCCTGGGCGCGGTATTCGTGCCGCTGGACCCGGTGCTCAAGGCCGACGAACTGGCCGAAATCCTGGCCGACCTGCAGCCGCGGCTGCTGGTGGTGGCCAATGGCAGCGAAGCCGCAGCCCGCGAGGCGCTGGCTGCGAAGGCGGGCGCGATCGATCTGTACACGGTGGCCGATGTCGAACAGACCGGCCGCCCGGCGCCGCTCGCCCCGCAGGCGCTCAATGGCGTCACCACAACGGCGGTGGTGCTTTACACCTCCGGCACCGTCGGCGGCCCGAAAGGGGTGATGCTCAGCCATGATGCGCTGACGTATTCGATGCAGGCCATGATCGATGTTCTGGGCATCGGACCCGGTGATGTCTACGGCCTGGCGGTGCCGATGTCGCACATCTCCGGCCCCATGATGCTGGGCACCGCGATGCGCAGCGGCATGGCGCTGCTGGTGTTCGACCGCTTCGTGCCATCCCGTTTCCTTGACGAGGCCGAACGCCACGGCATGACCCTGGCGCACATGGTGCCGCCAATGGCGCACGCGCTGTTGCACACGCGCAGCGAGCATCGGCTGCCAAAGTTCAAGTACCTGCTCACCTTCGGCATGACCGCCTCGCCGGAAATGCTGCACCAGTTCCACGCCCGCTGGCCGCACATCGGCCTGGCCTCGGGCTATGGGCTGACCGAAACCGGGCCGCTGGTGGTACTGGGTCCGGCGCGCTTCCCGCCCGAGAAATTCGGCGCCGTCGGCCAGCGCCTGCCTTACTCGGGCGTGCGCATCGTCGACGACGAGGGCCACGACGTGCCGGCCGGCGACAGCGGCGAGGTGTGGCTATCCGGCCCCAGCCTGATGCAGGGCTACTTCAGGCGGCCGGCGCTGACCGCCGAGATGATGCCGGACGGCTGGTTTCGTACCGGCGACATCGGCATGTTCGACGCCGACGGCTACCTGTGGATTCAGGGCCGCCTCAAGGACGTCATCAACGTGGCGGGCCTGAAGGTGTACGCGCCGGAGGTCGAGGACGCCATCTACAAACATCCGCAGGTGGCCGAGGTGGCGGTCATCGGCATCACCGGCGGCCTCAAGGGCGAGGCGGTCACGGCGGTGGTGGTGCCCAAACCGGGGGCCACGCTGACCGCGGGCGACATCGTGGACCACTGCCGCGGCCTGCTGGCCGACTACAAGGTGCCGCGCCAGGTGACCATCCGCCAGGAATCCCTGCCCCGCTCGCGCACCGGCAAGATCAACAAGGAAGCGCTGCGCGGCGGCTGA
- a CDS encoding SMP-30/gluconolactonase/LRE family protein: MQTLTSEVYLEGLVFGECPRWHGGALWLSDMFGGRVLRSTGPAQAETVLTLPGGRPSGLAFLDDGSLLVVSMQDRKLLRRWPDGRVEPFADLAPHVTGDINDMVRAPDGGVFVGNFGFDLFGGGEGGLTNLHHVDAQGRVREVASELNFPNGMVVTPDRSTLIVAETFAHRLTAFDIRDGGLHNRRVFATLGDYAPDGICLDAAGAVWASAFVGDAYLRVEQGGRITHQVPTPGRRAVACNLGGTDGRTLFMVTADTDVERLAKGDSSARVETVQVPIAGAGSP; encoded by the coding sequence ATGCAGACGCTCACGTCAGAGGTGTACCTGGAAGGGCTCGTATTCGGCGAATGCCCGCGCTGGCACGGCGGCGCCCTGTGGCTGTCGGACATGTTCGGCGGGCGCGTGCTGCGCTCGACCGGCCCGGCGCAGGCCGAAACGGTACTCACGCTGCCCGGCGGGCGCCCGTCCGGGCTCGCCTTTCTGGACGACGGCAGTCTGCTGGTGGTGTCGATGCAGGACCGCAAGCTGCTGCGCCGCTGGCCGGACGGTCGGGTGGAGCCGTTCGCGGATCTGGCGCCGCACGTGACCGGCGACATCAACGACATGGTCCGCGCGCCCGATGGCGGGGTGTTCGTCGGCAACTTCGGCTTCGACCTGTTCGGCGGCGGCGAGGGCGGGCTGACCAACCTGCACCACGTCGATGCCCAGGGGCGCGTGCGGGAAGTCGCCAGCGAGCTCAACTTTCCGAACGGCATGGTGGTGACGCCCGATCGCAGCACGCTGATCGTTGCCGAAACCTTCGCCCACCGCCTGACGGCCTTCGACATCCGGGACGGCGGGCTGCACAACCGGCGGGTGTTCGCGACGCTGGGCGACTACGCGCCGGACGGCATCTGCCTGGACGCCGCCGGCGCGGTGTGGGCCAGCGCCTTTGTCGGCGATGCCTACCTGCGCGTCGAGCAGGGCGGCAGGATCACCCATCAGGTACCGACGCCCGGCCGGCGGGCGGTGGCCTGCAATCTTGGCGGCACGGACGGGCGCACGCTGTTCATGGTCACCGCCGACACCGACGTCGAGCGCCTGGCCAAGGGTGACTCCAGCGCCCGAGTGGAAACCGTGCAGGTTCCGATTGCGGGGGCGGGCTCGCCCTGA
- a CDS encoding amidohydrolase family protein: MDATALRPAVDADGHIMESLAEMAEYAHPAVRELCLNPQNFFRTPFPTLDGVHWPKPSAFKAEHGVMGDQELASKHRKGSAEDWLEFLANANVEYSVMYTSEGLTVGQIREEEYAVAVCQAYNDYVADRYRRVSPKLLPMALIPMQKPSAAVQELRRAVKELKLPGAMLPSTGLPLDLGHEYYWPIYKEAADLGCVLGVHGGSNVGLGLGSVNSILPSHVVHHPMGLMIAAVSMIHNGLFEQYPGLRVAFTEGGCGWTTVLLDRMARNAELGMMGAYRTFEHYLGNGQVLVGCEPGEGTLPYLIKRVGPDAFAFSTDYPHEVDFRAVRKEIEAAYAQPDLTLDEKNKLLGDNARRFFRLI; the protein is encoded by the coding sequence ATGGACGCCACCGCCCTGCGCCCGGCCGTCGACGCCGACGGCCACATCATGGAATCGCTGGCCGAAATGGCCGAGTACGCGCACCCGGCGGTGCGCGAGCTGTGTCTGAACCCGCAGAATTTCTTTCGCACCCCGTTCCCGACGCTGGACGGCGTGCACTGGCCAAAGCCCTCGGCCTTCAAGGCCGAGCACGGCGTGATGGGCGATCAGGAACTGGCGAGCAAGCACCGCAAGGGCTCGGCCGAGGACTGGCTGGAGTTTCTGGCGAACGCCAACGTCGAGTACTCGGTGATGTACACCAGCGAGGGGCTGACGGTCGGCCAGATTCGCGAGGAGGAATACGCGGTCGCCGTGTGCCAGGCCTACAACGACTATGTGGCGGACCGCTACCGGCGCGTCAGCCCCAAGCTGCTGCCGATGGCCCTGATCCCGATGCAAAAGCCGTCCGCGGCGGTGCAGGAACTGCGCCGGGCAGTCAAGGAGCTGAAGCTGCCCGGCGCCATGTTGCCCTCGACCGGCCTGCCGCTGGACCTCGGGCACGAGTACTACTGGCCGATCTACAAGGAAGCTGCCGATTTGGGCTGCGTGCTGGGTGTGCACGGCGGCTCCAACGTGGGCCTCGGCCTGGGCTCGGTCAACTCCATCCTGCCCTCGCACGTCGTCCACCACCCCATGGGGCTGATGATCGCGGCGGTGTCGATGATCCACAACGGCCTGTTCGAGCAATACCCCGGGCTGCGCGTGGCCTTCACCGAAGGCGGCTGCGGCTGGACCACGGTGCTGCTCGACCGCATGGCGCGCAACGCCGAGCTGGGCATGATGGGCGCCTACCGCACCTTCGAGCACTACCTCGGCAACGGTCAGGTGTTGGTCGGCTGCGAACCGGGCGAAGGCACTCTGCCCTACCTGATCAAGCGTGTCGGGCCGGATGCGTTTGCCTTTTCCACCGACTACCCGCACGAGGTGGATTTCCGCGCCGTGCGCAAGGAAATCGAGGCCGCCTACGCCCAGCCGGACCTCACGCTGGACGAGAAAAACAAGCTGCTGGGGGACAACGCGCGTCGGTTTTTCAGGCTGATATAA
- a CDS encoding aromatic ring-hydroxylating dioxygenase subunit alpha encodes MKPNDTLPASLPRWPAAFNQVPKWAFEDADVFALEHERIFRGPVWHPVAHDAELPKPGDYKTVTVGRTPLLIIRGDDGVVRAFHNACTHRSTRLAMAFRGHSGDIECPYHRWVFDTRGQLRSCPGEAEFPPDFKRADYNLAAPRTGTHMGLLFVSLHASPPPLMDWMGHMAGPVRDALGGDGRLTLLGYQKVRYQSNWKVYIDNDAFHAPLLHAAFRILRWQGGSGRQSRLPAGHMMILSEVAAQPSDGGLLRDPSVIGYQGGAEPRNKAPAQAAGSSLLAFWPLTAIANHLDIFNIRYANPVGLDQVEVHYAYFAHADDDADMVRHRLRQSSNMIGPSGFVSLEDATVFLRIQQALDTDPSTTFFLKGYREGADLTETKQNDEAPNALWWEHYRQLMGFVREEA; translated from the coding sequence ATGAAACCCAACGACACCCTGCCGGCCTCATTGCCACGCTGGCCGGCGGCGTTCAACCAGGTGCCCAAGTGGGCATTCGAGGATGCCGACGTGTTCGCCCTGGAACACGAGCGCATCTTTCGCGGCCCGGTCTGGCACCCGGTGGCGCACGACGCCGAGTTGCCCAAGCCCGGCGATTACAAGACCGTTACCGTGGGCCGCACGCCGCTGTTGATCATTCGCGGCGACGACGGCGTGGTGCGCGCCTTCCACAACGCCTGCACGCACCGCAGCACGCGCCTGGCGATGGCCTTTCGCGGTCACAGCGGCGACATCGAATGCCCCTACCACCGCTGGGTATTCGATACCCGTGGGCAATTGCGATCGTGCCCGGGTGAGGCCGAGTTCCCGCCGGACTTCAAACGCGCCGACTACAACCTGGCCGCGCCCCGCACCGGGACTCACATGGGCCTGCTGTTCGTGAGCCTGCATGCCAGTCCGCCGCCGTTGATGGACTGGATGGGCCACATGGCAGGGCCGGTCAGGGATGCCCTGGGCGGCGATGGCCGGCTGACGCTGCTGGGTTATCAGAAGGTCCGCTATCAGTCCAACTGGAAGGTCTACATCGACAACGACGCCTTCCACGCGCCGCTGCTGCACGCCGCGTTTCGCATCCTGCGCTGGCAAGGTGGCAGCGGGCGCCAGAGCCGCTTGCCGGCCGGACACATGATGATCCTGTCCGAGGTGGCGGCCCAGCCCAGTGACGGCGGGCTGCTGCGCGACCCGAGCGTGATCGGCTACCAGGGCGGCGCTGAACCGCGCAACAAGGCGCCGGCCCAGGCGGCCGGTTCCAGCCTGTTGGCCTTCTGGCCGCTGACGGCGATCGCAAACCACCTCGACATCTTCAACATTCGTTATGCAAACCCGGTCGGGCTGGACCAGGTCGAGGTGCATTACGCCTACTTCGCCCACGCCGATGACGACGCCGACATGGTGCGCCACCGCCTGCGCCAGTCATCGAACATGATCGGTCCGAGCGGCTTCGTGAGCCTGGAGGACGCCACCGTATTCCTGCGCATTCAGCAGGCGCTGGACACTGACCCGTCGACCACCTTCTTCCTGAAGGGGTACCGCGAGGGCGCCGACCTGACCGAGACCAAGCAGAACGACGAGGCGCCCAACGCCCTGTGGTGGGAGCACTACCGGCAGTTGATGGGTTTTGTGCGCGAGGAAGCCTGA
- a CDS encoding acyl-CoA thioesterase: MKMGAIPTVSRGTRVVDPVLAGTEPAIRVLAMPADTNPAGDIFGGWIMAQMDLAGGILASRRAGGRVVTVAMNAFEFHHPVYVGDLLSCYGRVVRVGRTSLTLQLEAFAERAAELGQVVKVTEATATFVAVDEQRRPRPVPPLDAPTDAPTPGA, encoded by the coding sequence ATGAAGATGGGGGCAATCCCCACCGTATCAAGAGGCACCCGCGTGGTCGATCCAGTCCTTGCCGGCACCGAGCCGGCCATCCGCGTGCTGGCCATGCCGGCCGACACCAATCCCGCCGGCGACATCTTCGGCGGCTGGATCATGGCGCAGATGGACCTGGCCGGCGGCATCCTCGCCAGCCGCCGCGCCGGCGGCCGGGTCGTCACCGTGGCTATGAACGCCTTCGAGTTCCATCACCCCGTCTACGTGGGCGACCTGCTCAGCTGCTACGGCCGCGTGGTGCGGGTCGGCCGCACCTCCCTGACGCTGCAGCTGGAGGCCTTCGCCGAGCGCGCCGCAGAGCTAGGACAGGTGGTCAAGGTCACGGAAGCGACCGCCACCTTCGTCGCCGTCGACGAGCAGCGCCGGCCACGGCCGGTGCCACCATTGGACGCCCCGACCGACGCGCCCACCCCAGGGGCCTGA
- the pcnB gene encoding polynucleotide adenylyltransferase PcnB translates to MPEPSLGPPRILPRSEHSISRAHISKSALNVLYGLHKAGYEACLVGGGVRDLLLGVTPKDFDIATSALPEQVRATFRNSRLIGRRFRLAHVHFGPEIVEVATYRASHDKAEDEADARLDGDRILRDNVYGTREEDVIRRDFTVNALYYRIEDFSLIDHVGALEDIDKRRLRTIGDPEARYREDPVRMLRAVRLAAKLELTIEPATEAPLFELGYLLETVPQARLFDETVKLLLSGHGIRSYEQLSRYRLLDYLFPVESAALAPERDRLIRAALTNTDQRVAAGLPVTPAFLIAVLLWEPLQEAMAHQLVRGVSEHDALIKAQEDVLRTQNDLLAVPKRFTLPAAEIWSLQSRLQRRRQPDRLLGHPRFRAAFDFLALRAQSEPDLQSVVNFWAARQEGLDLPIEVETDGESPDGAPPRRRRRRRGRRRGAQGASAPPAAADV, encoded by the coding sequence ATGCCGGAACCCTCCCTCGGCCCGCCCCGCATCCTGCCCCGCAGCGAACATTCCATTTCCCGCGCGCACATCAGCAAGAGCGCGCTGAACGTCCTGTATGGCCTGCACAAGGCCGGTTACGAGGCCTGTCTGGTCGGCGGTGGCGTTCGCGATCTGCTGCTGGGCGTCACGCCCAAGGACTTCGACATCGCCACCAGCGCGTTGCCCGAGCAGGTGCGCGCCACCTTCCGCAACAGCCGGCTGATCGGCCGGCGCTTTCGCCTGGCGCATGTGCACTTCGGGCCGGAGATCGTCGAGGTGGCCACCTACCGCGCCTCGCACGACAAGGCCGAGGACGAAGCCGATGCCCGCCTGGACGGAGATCGCATCCTGCGCGACAACGTCTACGGCACGCGCGAGGAAGACGTGATTCGCCGGGACTTCACCGTCAACGCGCTGTACTACCGCATCGAGGACTTCTCGCTCATCGATCACGTCGGGGCGCTGGAGGACATCGACAAGCGCCGCCTGCGCACCATCGGCGATCCCGAGGCCCGCTACCGCGAGGATCCGGTGCGCATGCTGCGCGCCGTGCGCCTGGCAGCAAAGCTGGAGCTGACCATCGAACCGGCCACCGAAGCGCCGCTGTTCGAACTCGGTTATTTGCTCGAAACGGTGCCGCAGGCGCGCCTGTTCGATGAGACGGTCAAGCTGCTGCTGTCCGGGCATGGCATTCGCAGCTACGAACAGCTGAGTCGCTACCGGCTGCTCGATTACCTGTTCCCGGTGGAGTCCGCGGCGCTGGCGCCGGAGCGTGACCGGCTGATCCGCGCCGCGCTGACCAACACCGATCAGCGGGTCGCTGCCGGCCTGCCGGTGACACCGGCGTTCCTGATCGCGGTTTTGTTGTGGGAGCCGCTGCAGGAAGCGATGGCGCATCAACTGGTGCGCGGCGTGTCCGAACACGATGCCTTGATCAAGGCGCAGGAAGACGTGCTGCGCACGCAAAACGACCTGCTCGCGGTGCCCAAGCGCTTTACCCTGCCGGCGGCCGAAATCTGGTCCCTGCAAAGCCGGCTGCAACGCCGTCGCCAGCCCGACCGCTTGCTCGGCCACCCACGGTTTCGGGCGGCCTTCGATTTCCTGGCCTTGCGTGCTCAGTCCGAGCCGGATCTGCAGTCTGTGGTCAATTTCTGGGCCGCCCGTCAGGAAGGACTGGACCTGCCGATCGAAGTCGAAACCGACGGCGAGTCCCCCGACGGCGCGCCACCGCGCCGTCGCCGCCGTCGGCGTGGTCGGCGGCGCGGCGCCCAGGGCGCCTCTGCGCCACCGGCCGCCGCCGACGTATGA
- the folK gene encoding 2-amino-4-hydroxy-6-hydroxymethyldihydropteridine diphosphokinase translates to MKAWPAFIGLGANLEDPAGQIERALGAIASLPLTTLVKRSALYLSRPMGPADQPDYVNAVAQVDTGLPAAELLTELLAIERRQGRQRCADQRNGPRTLDLDLLLYADLVSDDPALTLPHPGAHERDFVLVPLAEIAPRLVIPGRGRVSELLAGCMDHGLCRYDQPAAVATAAALAG, encoded by the coding sequence ATGAAAGCTTGGCCGGCGTTCATCGGCCTGGGCGCGAACCTTGAGGATCCGGCCGGGCAGATCGAGCGTGCGCTGGGCGCCATCGCCAGCCTGCCGCTGACCACGCTCGTGAAGCGTTCAGCCCTGTACCTCAGCCGCCCCATGGGGCCGGCCGATCAGCCGGATTACGTCAACGCGGTCGCGCAGGTGGACACCGGCCTGCCGGCCGCCGAGTTGCTGACCGAATTGCTGGCCATCGAGCGCCGCCAGGGCCGGCAACGCTGCGCCGATCAGCGCAACGGGCCGCGCACGCTGGATCTGGACCTGCTGCTGTACGCGGACCTCGTGAGCGACGATCCGGCCCTGACCCTGCCGCACCCCGGGGCCCACGAGCGGGACTTCGTGCTGGTGCCGCTGGCCGAGATTGCGCCGCGGCTGGTCATTCCCGGTCGCGGGCGGGTCAGTGAGCTGCTCGCCGGCTGCATGGACCACGGCCTGTGTCGCTATGACCAACCGGCCGCGGTCGCCACTGCGGCCGCGCTTGCGGGCTGA
- the panB gene encoding 3-methyl-2-oxobutanoate hydroxymethyltransferase produces MAVTLDTLRKMKQAGQRIASLTAYDYSFARLLEAAAVDVVLVGDSLGNVIQGQATTVPVTLDEMVYHTRCVARGLERALLLADLPFLSYQESPVQALRSAGRLMKEGLAHMVKLEGGAAMAPTVEFLVERGVPVCGHLGLTPQSVHQLGGYKVQGRGEAAAQRLRDDALALQQAGAALLVLEAVPRALAAQLTRDLAIPTIGIGAGVDCDGQVLVLQDALGMNPAPARFVRNFLKGHDDLGAALAAYVQAVKDGSFPAAEHGYD; encoded by the coding sequence ATGGCCGTCACCCTCGATACCCTGCGCAAGATGAAGCAGGCCGGCCAGCGCATCGCCTCGCTGACCGCTTACGACTACTCCTTCGCCCGCCTGCTGGAAGCCGCCGCCGTCGACGTGGTGCTGGTCGGCGATTCGCTGGGCAACGTCATCCAGGGTCAGGCCACCACGGTGCCGGTGACGCTGGACGAAATGGTCTATCACACCCGTTGCGTGGCGCGCGGCCTGGAGCGGGCCTTGCTGCTGGCCGATCTGCCGTTCCTGAGTTATCAGGAAAGCCCGGTGCAGGCGCTGCGCAGCGCCGGCCGGCTGATGAAGGAAGGCCTGGCACACATGGTCAAGCTGGAGGGCGGTGCCGCGATGGCGCCGACGGTCGAGTTTCTGGTCGAGCGCGGCGTGCCGGTATGCGGCCACCTGGGCCTGACGCCGCAGTCCGTGCACCAACTGGGCGGCTACAAGGTGCAGGGCCGTGGCGAGGCGGCGGCGCAGCGCTTGCGCGACGACGCGCTGGCCCTGCAGCAGGCCGGCGCCGCGCTGCTGGTGCTCGAGGCCGTGCCGCGCGCCCTGGCGGCGCAGCTCACCCGCGACCTTGCCATCCCCACCATCGGTATCGGCGCCGGCGTCGACTGCGACGGCCAGGTCCTGGTGTTGCAGGATGCGCTGGGCATGAATCCGGCCCCGGCGCGCTTCGTGCGCAATTTCCTGAAGGGTCACGACGACCTGGGCGCGGCGCTTGCGGCCTACGTGCAGGCGGTCAAGGACGGCAGTTTCCCGGCCGCCGAGCACGGTTACGACTGA
- the panC gene encoding pantoate--beta-alanine ligase encodes MLQTSDAATLRAMLHGWRAAGERVALVPTMGNIHQGHLRLVDAARAQAARVVVSVFVNPTQFDRPDDFDRYPRTLDADAQALAGRGADLLFTPDVETLYPHGLDLAAYVEPTHSAQPLEGEFRPGHFRGMATVVTKLLNLVQPDCAVFGEKDYQQLAVVRAVVRELLLPVEIIGLPTVREADGVAMSSRNQYLTPAERALAPRLYQALQAAAREGAAVDAPLPAIEAYHTAALNDAGFRVEYFRFRNAQLAPPAPADGRRVVLTAAWLGKARLIDNHPFDVARGQGTPG; translated from the coding sequence ATGCTGCAGACCAGCGACGCGGCAACCCTGCGCGCCATGCTGCACGGCTGGCGAGCGGCCGGTGAGCGCGTCGCCTTGGTGCCGACCATGGGCAACATCCACCAGGGTCATTTGCGCCTGGTCGATGCTGCCCGCGCGCAGGCGGCGCGGGTGGTGGTCAGCGTGTTCGTGAATCCGACCCAGTTCGATCGCCCGGATGATTTTGATCGCTACCCCCGCACGCTGGATGCCGACGCCCAGGCGCTGGCCGGTCGCGGCGCGGACCTGCTGTTCACGCCCGATGTCGAGACTCTGTACCCGCACGGCCTGGATCTGGCCGCCTACGTCGAGCCGACGCACAGCGCCCAGCCGCTGGAGGGCGAGTTCCGGCCCGGCCATTTCCGCGGCATGGCCACCGTGGTGACCAAGTTGCTGAATCTGGTGCAGCCGGATTGCGCCGTGTTCGGCGAGAAGGACTACCAGCAGCTCGCCGTGGTGCGCGCGGTGGTGCGCGAGCTGCTGCTGCCGGTCGAGATTATCGGTCTGCCCACCGTACGCGAGGCCGACGGTGTGGCCATGAGTTCGCGCAACCAATACCTCACGCCGGCCGAGCGCGCACTGGCGCCGCGCCTTTATCAGGCGCTGCAGGCGGCGGCCCGCGAGGGCGCGGCGGTCGACGCGCCGCTGCCCGCCATCGAGGCTTACCACACGGCAGCCCTGAACGACGCAGGTTTCCGTGTTGAATATTTTCGTTTTCGCAATGCACAATTGGCGCCCCCCGCGCCGGCCGACGGCCGACGTGTGGTATTAACCGCTGCCTGGCTGGGGAAGGCCAGGCTGATCGACAACCACCCGTTCGATGTCGCCCGCGGCCAGGGAACGCCGGGCTGA
- the panD gene encoding aspartate 1-decarboxylase: MIQYMLKAKLHRVTVTRVELDYEGSCAIDADLLDAAGIREYEQIDIYNIANGERFTTYAIRAERGSRVISVNGAAAHKASVGDKVIIAAYCGLDRAEVLIHKPRLVYVDANNGITRIGNDIPEQAA; this comes from the coding sequence ATGATTCAGTACATGCTGAAGGCCAAGCTGCACCGGGTCACCGTGACCCGGGTCGAGCTTGACTACGAGGGCTCGTGCGCCATCGATGCCGACCTTCTGGACGCAGCCGGCATCCGCGAGTACGAGCAGATCGACATCTACAACATTGCCAACGGCGAGCGGTTCACCACCTATGCCATCCGCGCCGAGCGCGGCAGCCGCGTCATTTCCGTCAACGGCGCCGCCGCCCACAAGGCGAGCGTCGGCGACAAGGTCATCATTGCCGCCTACTGTGGCCTGGATCGTGCCGAGGTGCTGATTCACAAACCGCGCCTCGTGTATGTGGACGCCAACAACGGCATCACCCGCATCGGCAACGACATTCCGGAACAGGCGGCCTGA